The genomic region CAAGGGGACTccaggaattgatgtttctcggaCAGGAGGACTGGTTCTCAGCCATGGATCTTCTGGAGGGGAGTGGGGTCACAGGCACCCCAGTCACAAGCTCAGCTGGCTAATACTGAGCAGGTGGGGGGCAAATGTGTGTCCCCTCCCCAGAGCATCGGGCCTTTTGCAGTAATCTCCTAGGGGCTGTTCAAGCCACTGGGCGCCCCACTGGCACCTCTGAATCACAATGTTACTGCTCAGGGATGTGAGGCTGTTGTCTggggtggctgggggaggggcaggggtgggcaaGCCGGTTTTCTTTGCTAACTTGGGATTTTGAGCAGGTTGGAGTGTTAGCACAGATACCCTGCCACCTTGAAAATCTCCTTGGGCCTAAACCTAGCTCATTGCTCCAGAGGGTCTGTGTCAGTTGAGGATGGGATGGAAGGGAAAGTGGTCTTGAAATTAACTCCCCTCCCCAGGTTCTTCACATGGTTGTCTTTTTTGGGCCTTGAGGTACTAGGGTCAGGACAAGCAGAGGTCTTGGTGCTGGCTGGGGATAGGGCCTGCAGAGTCTTAGTTACTGATTACTGATTTCATTTTCAATAAGCCTGAGTTTGTTACATTGGTttcccaataaaacaaaaaatagactTCTTGTCCAGTATAAAATAACTCCACTATCAGTGGGCATAACACTTTGAGGTGCTTCAGGTAATGTCCATTCTTCCAGTGGGTAAAGCACTTCACGTTCCGAGATGAGTACCCACCTTGAACTTCATTTTCATCCTTTCTGTGTCTTCCTGTGGTGGGGGATAGTACTTTTGCCCAAGACCACCCAACAAATAAATTGGGTTGGTGCTCAATCCACATTTTCTCTGCGCTAGCTCCCTCCTGAAGTGCCCTTTCTGCCTTTCCAGAGTAGTTGGGCTCAGACTGGAATTCTCAATTGTGCTGCAAGGAAGTGCCGAAGACTCTAGCaatgcattctttcttttttccgagtgagaggaggggaaacagactcccacatgtgccttgaccagcatcaacccagcaacacccatctggggccatgctcacaactgagctatttttagcacctgaggtggaggctccactgggtcatcctcagcagctgggccaCATGCTCCAATccagcaatggctgcaggaggggaagagaagaaagggggagggctggagaacagatggttgcttctcttgtgtgccctgtgcaggaatcaaacccaggacttccactaccactgagctaaccagccagggctgcaataCATTAAAGTCCATATTTAAACATTTCCTTAGTTACtacctaatgtcctttttctgtttctggatCCCACTTATGATAGCACATTATAATTCAATGTTTCTGGGCTTCTCTtagctgtgacagtttctcagacttccattgtttttgatgaccttgacagttttcaGGAGTACTGGTTGGGTATTTTGTAGAATTCCCTCAGTTGGTATTTGTTTGCTGTGTTTTTTCCCCTCAGttggtatttgttttttgttttcccccATGACTGGACTGGGGTTCTGGGTTTTTGAAAGGAAGGTCACAGAAGTAAagtgccattttctttaattcattgaggaggggaggcggagagattcctgaatgtgccccaactgggatccatccagcaagcccactaggggcgatgctctgcccatttggggtgttgctctgatgCTTCCTGAGGCAGCCTCAGTGActggggccaagttgctccaatGCAGCCATATGcatagctgctggaggggaatcaaggggggggggtgggaaccagagagagaaagagagggggaggggtagagaaacagaagggcgctttgactgggaattgaacccaggccttACACACGCCAAGGCAAAGCtcttctgagccaactggctagggctgtaAAGTGCCATTTTCATCCTATTATCAAGTGTGCTTATGTAATTGATATGGCAGTGGATGTCGTAGTTTAAAATTAGTTTGGGTTTTTATGTGAAATCTGATTTCTTGAGATAAATTGGATGACAGTAGTGGGACTTGATTCTGATGTGACAACAATTAGCTGGACTGAATGGTAGCTGTCCCATTTAGATGTGCTCTTCAGCTCACAGTCCCACATCCTTTCTTCCATCATTGGCCTTGCCTGACAGGCCTCTAGTGGGTCAGCCTTACCATTGTCATTAGGCAAATATAAGTTGGATTTACCAAGGTTCTAGTGTAGGGCGCAGTACCCTGGGAGAGTTCAGCAGGAGAGGAACCAGTGTGCTGCTAGGCTAAAGGAAGAAGGTGCTAATGGGAGTGATTAATTTCCCACCCATCGTGAAGACCTGGAAGCAGAGTTGTTGAGACCATGGATTATGCAACCAAACTACCTGGGCTTATATGATGAGCTGTCcatgcctcagttccctcatctttaAAGTTGGTGTAATAAGCACAATACTCAAGGACTGAATGAGATAACAGCAATAAGGAATTTAGAACAATGACTTACATAGTAAGAACTCAATAGATGTTAGCTATTTATTGGGAAACTTAAAATTTGCCTGGAAGAACAGAGGAGATCAAGTCTAAAAATTGTCACTCTCTTTTCTCAGGTGGGAAGGTGGCCCAGTGGGAGCTCAGTTCCTACCATGACAGGGCAGGATGGGAACTTAGTCGTCTTACAGTATTTCCTTCAGTTCTCACCTCAACTCCACCAAAGTATCCTCGCTCCTGAATGATAGCTATCATTTATATAGAGTTGACTGTTGTGTCCATCGCTGTACCAAGTGCATTTCCCCTTATAATCCTCACACCAATCACGTACATCAGGAACAGGCAGATGCAAAGAGATTGTGTCTTACCCCAAAACACATCTGAATTGGCAGAGTCATTTTCCGAATCCAGTGAATCTGTCTTTTAGTGCCTGGTTCCTAACTCCATGGGATATCAATTGAACCGAAGACTAAGCCCCGAGTTTAGCTTTGCGCTTCTCCAAGCTTGTTGCAGAGGAAGAATGCACCTGGGTTGACAGCAGGGATGTCCAAACGCTGCCTAACTTCcctggagaagaggaggaagatgcGAGTTAACCCAGGGCTCTGGCTTGGAAGTCTGGACTATAAATCCAGTCCCAGCCCAATGACTTGAGTCCCCTCTGGGGCTTCAGTTTCTCCAGGTGTTAAGGAGGGCAGTCAGCAGTCAACATGCGGAACCTTTGACGCCGCAGCTCCGGGGAGCAGACGGCGCGGCCGGAGCGGAGGACCCACAGGACcaaggggcggggcgggaggcGGAGACGCCGCGTAGGCCGGGGTAGACCCGCCCGGCTGGGAGCTTGATCCTCATGCGCCGCCGCCTCCCCCCACGATGTTCCCCTCCCGGAGGAAAGCAGTGCAGCTGCCCTGGGAGGACGGCAGGTGAGCAGTGGCGGCGGCGGGCGCGGGCTCTGTCCTCCCGGGTGCTGATCTTTTCTGGGTCGCGGGGCGGAATCTAGGAGCTCGAGGCTGTCGCGTCTCGTCTCTCCGGGTTTCTGTGGTTCTCCTTGTGGGTCACTGGTTCTCTCTGTATTTGGGTGTCTGTCTCTATGTGGGTCTCTGTTTCTACCAGTCTACAGGCCTCTGTCACCCGCGGGTCtatatttttccattgacttcCCTTTGTGAGTTTCCGTCCCTCTCTTTACAAGTCGCTTCTTCTCATTATGGGTTTCTCTGTTTCTCCACTGCCCTCTCTGTCTTTGTGCTGGTCTCTGACTCCGTTGACCAGTCTTAATGGATCTcagcctttctgtctgtctctgatcTGAGGGTATATATTACGTTTCTCTGGTCTTTGCCTCCCCATCACATCCATGTAACATCGGATCCTCCCTCTTGACCTCCCTCATGCTTCCCCTTCCTTTGTTGGCTACTCAGAACACACCAGACAGAAGCTCTGTCTCTTCTGCCTGGCTGGCCACTGCCTGGCATGTATGTAGTGGGCATTGGGGCTGCTCCATGTTTTAGGTATGGGCTTGGCCCAAATTTTAGCTAATGATGTTTCCAACTAAGGCAGAATCGGGGAGAGAAAACTTTTTGGTTGTCTGCATTTAGGAGGACACTTCAGTCTTGAGATGTGCCCCCCAAACTCTTCTCACCTAGAACACAGAGAGGATCCCTACTCAGTGAGTGACATCTTACTCCTTTTAGGTGTCTTAAGTTTGGTATGTGCCAAAAGATTCTGGAATATAGTGGGCGCAACTCTTTACCTCTGGGGATTTTTCAGAGTTGCTGTTGAAGTAAGAAGACAGGAATATAATAGAAAGCAAGCCCAAACTGCAGAGTCAGCCCTGGGCAGGAATCCTCTTTAATAGCCATGTGACCAGAAACAGATCACTTAATCTTTCTGACCTCAGCTTTCCCATCTCTGAAACCAGgatcataataaatattttgcagGGCTGTATGAGAATTAAAGGAGACAATACATCTAAAATTCTTGACACtgtgactgagacagaggaggtatCTTCCAGTTAACTTTTGTCATTTGGAGGTGCTATAAACAAAGCATTTGATTGTTCAAGCCTTTAATTAGTAAGATTTttgtgagagaagaaaggaaaggtaaTGAAGGAAAATTTCCATTTCCTGCTCCCATTCCATAAACCTTTGGAACATAACTGTGTTCCCAGAAAAAATTACTGATGTCTGTTCTTGCTTTTGACACAGGGGTACAAATATCCATGCAACAGATGAAGACTAATGTAGCAATTAAGAGTGCTGGCTCTGGAGTTTCCTGTTCTAGCCTTGGGTACAGATTGAGGAAGGAGATAAAACCTCATCTGGTCTGCCCCTCAGAGCAAGGTGGCCTGGACCTGGGAGCAGCTGGGACTGCAGATCTGGATTTTGCCACCAGGTGGCGTCAGCAGCAACTGTTCTCGGTGTTGTCCACTGTCCTGAGGTCCTGAATTAAGTTGTTCAAGAGTTTGGGCCTTCAACGGTTCTGGATGAGAAAGTCCACGGGGATGAGATCTTGGAGATCTTGGTAGGAAGGGAAAGTTAGACCAAGGGAACAGCATATGAAAGTACATGGAATGCCCAGTTAATGCCATACCTCTGGGTAATGGTCACTGCTTCTTCCCCTGAAGGTGGGATAGTTCCCCATGTCCATCTCCCTggtctccaccctgcccccagaaagAGCTCAGAGGGAGAATCTGTAGAGGCTCCAGCCTTCCCAGGTCACTGGCAGAATTGGGTTCTCCTCTCCAGCGGAAACCCCTACCACAGGACAATAGGGGGTAAGTAAGAAGCCTTTGCGAAGGTGTCCTACCCAGGCATCTCTCTGCTGGGTGTGGGACCTGGCTTCAGGGCTGCTGGCTTCCAGGTTGGCATTTGTGCCATTAGAAAGAGGCAGGAACTGGTGTGTCTCTATGTGTAAATTGAAGCATACCCTGACTGCTTGAACCCTTCCTCTAACTCACTTAGCACACCCCCTGCTGTGTGACTTATGCTGGGGCCACAGACAGGAATCTGATTACCTGTGGGGAAGACAAACAGGAACTCAGGTAATTACAGAACTGTACGTGCTCCGAAGAGTGAGGTACCAGATGCCATGAGAACACACAAGGTGCATGTATCTCAGTTTGTGtgggtggggaggtgggcagTGCTGGCCATGACATTGGAGTCTGGCCGTGAAGAATAAATGAGGGGCTTTCAGACAGATAAAATAGGGAGGGCATTTCAGGTAGAAGCAGTAGACTGTGGCCGGAGCAGGAAGGAATATGGTAAGCAGAGAAGCTCAGAGTTGGCCAAACTGTAGCACTGAGTGAGTGATAGGCAGCAGCTGGAGATGGGGTCATGTCACAGAGGAGTTTGACTTCAGGCAGAGGAATTTGGTCTTATAAACAGAAGAGGATCATGTATGAGATTGAAGGGGTTTGAGCTGGGAAAGGACCGATGAGACCTGAGCTAAAAGGGAGGCAGCTGGTAAGAAAGAGTCAAGGGGCACTTAGGCAGTAGAACCTATAAGCCTGGTAGCTACCTGGTGACTTCTAGATTATAAAACAGGTTGCTTTGCCGATTGTTTTACGGGGTTGGTGCAGAGGAAGCCTCCCTTTGCTTGGATTCCTCAGCTCTTCCTTCACTATCCTCAGGCGCttccagagagaggggcagaagaATCAGGTGaattccacttgtttttatttttatttatttatttgtttgtttttcatttttctgaagctggaaacggggaggcagtcagacagactcccgcatgtgcccaactgggatccacccggcatgcccaccagggggcgatgctccgcccatctggggtgtcgctctgttgcaaccagagccattctagcgcctgaggcagaggccacagagccatcctcagtgcccggggccatctttgctccaatggagccttggctgcgggaggggaagagagagacagagaggaaggagagggggaggggtggagaagcagatgggcgcctcttctgtgtgccctggccgggaatcgaacccaggactcctgtacgccaggccaacactctaccactgagccaaccgaccagggcctccacttgtttgtttaaaaaaatttttttttgccatagacagagagggacagataggaatagacagggagagagagagatgagaagcatcaatttctttgttgcggcaccttagttattcattgattgctttctcatatgtaccttgacggggttgggggtacagcagagcgagtgaccaagtgaccccttgctcaagccagtgaccttgggctcaagccagcgaccatggggtcatgtctatgatcccacactcaagccagtgaccccactgtcaagctgatgagcccatgctcaagccgggaacctcagggttttgaacctgggtcctctgcgtcccagaccTATGCTCtatccctgtgccaccacctggtcaggctttatttatttatttaaacaaattttttggggttttttttttttgtatttttctgaatctagaaacggggagagacagtcagacagactcctgcatgcgcccgaccgggatccacccggcacacccaccagggggcgatgctctgcccctctggggtgtcgctctgtcgcgaccagagccactctagcgcctggggcagaggccaaggagccatccccagcgcccgggccacctttgctccagtggagcctcggctgcgggaggggaagagagagacagagaggaaggagagggggaggggtggagaagcagatgggcgcttctcctgtgtgccctggctgggaatcgaacccgggactcctgcacgccaggccgatgctctaccactgagccaaccggccagggcaaaattttttggtattttttcgaagtgagaagtgggaggaggcaggcagacagatttccacatgtgcccgactaggatccacccagcatgcccaccaaggggttgatgctcagcccctctggagccttactccgctgcaattggagccattctagcgcctgaggtggaagccatagagccatcctcagcacccaggccagttttgctccagtggagccttggctgtgggaggggaagagagaaatagagagaaaggagaaggggaagggtggagaaacagatgggtgcttctcttgtgtgccctggcagggaatcaaaccctggaccttcacatgccaggctgatgctttactgctgagccaaccggccagggccttttttttttaaatcaagtgagaggtggggaggtggagagacagactctggcatgcgacctgactgggatctacccagcaacccccgtctggggctgatgttctgcccatctgaggctgctgctctgttgctcagctcctgagctattttagcatctgaggcaaggccatggagccattctcagtgcgcagggccaacttgctcattggaaccatggctatgggagggagagagaggagtggataagcagatggttgcttctcctgtgtgccctgaccaggaattgaacctgggacttctgcgcTCCACgccgatgctctattgctgagccaaccggccagggccccacttgtttctttgttctttcttttttttcttccttccttcctttctttcattttaatagagtgagagagagagagagagagacaggaagagagagggtgagaagcatcagcttgtagctgCTTTCACTTTCGTTGCTCAttgagcttctcctgtgtgtctttttttttttttttgcatttttctgaagctggaaacagggagagacagtcagacagactcccgcatgcgcccgaccgggatccacccggcacgcccaccatggggcgacgctctgcccaccagggggcgatgctctgcccatcctgggcatcgccatgttgcgaccagagccactctagcacctggggcagaggccacagagccgtcccccgcgcccgggccatccttgctccaatggagccttggctgcgggaggggaagagagagacagagaggaaggcgcggtggaggggtggagaagcaaatgggtgcttctcccatgtgccctggccgggaatcgaacccgggtcctccgcacaccaggccgacgctctaccactgagccaaccggccagggccttcctgtgtgtcttgaccagggccatgccagtgtccccttgcttaaaccagtgaccttgagctgtTCATGCCactgacatttgggctcaagctggcgagctttgggatcatgtggacagTTCCTTGATAAAATCAGTGACCCTCTGCTGTTGAATCTGCTCTCAGAGccattgacctcagggtttcaaataggtgacctcagcattcctagtcgatgcttttatccactgtgtcaccaccagtcaggcttgttTCTTTGTACTTTCTAACCTACAAGGCAGTCTCTGTCAGTACTACCCCAGAGCGTAAGATAATCCAGCTGTCTTCCCAGTTTCTAAAATGAGCCTGGGTGCTGGGCCAGCCCAGTTGTTCTTTCCCTCGTCCATCTCTCATCTCTTTCATGTGGGCTGAAACTTTGAGACTCGTTCAGTGAACTGCTACTCTCAGTTGGGCCTTGCATTATTTTGGGTGCTGACctgatttttccaaaataaacttTGGGTGTTTTCACTGGAGACTAATGCCAGCACAGGACCAGGTCTGGGGTGCTTTCTGGTGTAAGAAGCAGAGAAAAGCTAACAGTTCAGCTGGCGGTGAACCTGCAGGGTGGGGAAGGCAATGGATGAGATTGCTAAGCTGGGGCTCCTGCCATCAGCTCAGGACAGGAGCCACTTGTTCTGGGAAGGGGCAGTGTAAGAGCCAAGGAGCCTCATCCCTGCCCTGTGGTGTGACCAGGGCTCATTCACAGAAAATAGGAGAGCATCAAGGAACTGAGGCAGCTCTGGGACGAGGGAGTGGCTGGAGGGCTTCCCTGAGTTGGGGGGCATGGACTGGCTTAGAACAGCAAGCAGGCTTCTGATGAACAGTAGCAGCATGAGCAAAAGCATAAAAGTTGCTTCAGCACTAATACCCAGGTGCTTGGAGCAGGGCAGTCGTGTTGTTTATTTGTGGGGAAGCCAGAGATGGGGTCTGTCATAGGGCCCCTGGTCACCCCTGCCCTTCTGACCTATCTCTGTTCTCATCCCAGGTCCAGGCTACTCCCTGGCAGCCTCCCCCGGAAATGCTCCGTCTTCCACCTCTTCGTTGCCTGTCTTTTACTGGGGTTCTTCTCCCTGCTCTGGCTGCAGCTCAGTTGCTCTGGTGACATGGCCTGGGAAGCCAGGGGACAAGGGCAAGACACCTCGGATCCACGCCGGGCCTGCCCCCCAGAGGTGCCCCCAGAGCACTGGGAAGAAGACCTGTCATGGGGCCCCCACCGCCTGGCAGTGCTGGTGCCCTTCCGTGAACGCTTCGAGGAGCTCCTGGTCTTTGTGCCCCACATGCATCACTTCCTGAGCAGGAAGAAGATTCGACACCACATCTATGTGCTCAACCAGGTAGACCATTTCAGGTAGGGACCACTTgacccagcctccctctcctAGGCCTTTCAGGGCCTACTCCCTTCTCAGGCGGCAGCCCAATGCTGATGAGCCTCAGGCCTGTGAAGGGTAACCTGGGTCAGTGGCAAGAGGGTAGGAGGCGGGACCTCTTTCAGTGGGGGTGACACAAATCTCTGGAGAATTTGGGGCTGGGGAGAGCCCTGATCtgattccattttaaaatgtggGTGCTATATGGAGTAGATTACACCAAGACCCGCgggaggacagggagggctgTGGGTGATCATTGCAGTTGTCTGAGATGATGGGGACTTGGCTAGAATGCTAGAAGGGGTGGTTGAAGCACAGACAGGGCTTGCCAGTGGATTGGTTAAGGATTAGGAAAAGGGAGGGTTAAGACTACAGATGTAAAATTGTTCACAGTCTAGAGTTATCCTAAGTTCTTGCctcatcaaaatctgttttcctCCACGATCACAATCTAAGCTTCTCATAGTGCACCCCCAACTTTTCCTCCATTCCCTCCCTCTGGACATTCAGGCAGTTCTTGTCCCCCACCAGGCCCTTTAGTCTGTGATGCTCTCAATCTTCACTGCCCATCCTCTTTGTCCTCACTTTCTTCTGACCTAACTTGGATTCCATGGTCCATCTTAAACTCACTCCCCTACATACACCTCAGCCCCCTTACCCCTTTCTGCCCGCACCCTCTGCCTGATGAAACCTGACTGTTTAATCTACCCCTGCACCTAGGCAGCTGGATGTGACTGGAGACAGGGAGCTCTGGTCCAGGAAACTCTTCAGCCCTGCTTGAGCCTCAGATTCCTTTAGTCTGctgcctttccccctttcctcgccctcccccccacccccataattCTTCCTATTTGAGAAAACAGAACCAGTTGGAAGAAAAGTAGGCCAAGTCCCCACCTACCAGTGTACCAGTGTACCAGCCTTTATGCACTGTACCGGTGTACTGGCTTCTGCGTGGTGTACCAGCCTCTGCACACTGTACCGGTGTACTGGCTTCTGCGTGGTGTACCAGCCTCTGTGCGCTGTGCCGGTGTACTGGCTTCTGCGTGGTGTACCAGCCTCTGCGCGCTGTGCCGGTGTACTGGCTTCTGCGTGGTGTACCAGCCTCTGCGCGCTGTGCCGGTGTACTGGCTTCTGCGTGGTGTACCAGCCTCTGCGCGCTGTGCCGGTGTACTGGCTTCTGCGTGGTGTACCAGCCTCTGCGCGCTGTGCCGGTGTACTGGCTTCTGCGTGGTGTACCAGCCTCTGCGCGCTGTGCCGGTGTACTGGCTTCTGCGTGGTGTACCAGCCTCTGCGCGCTGTGCCGGTGTACTGGCTTCTGCGTGGTGTACCAGCCTCTGCGCGCTGTGCCGGTGTACTGGCTTCTGCGTGGTGTACCAGCCTCTGCGCGCTGTGCCGGTGTACTGGCTTCTGCGTGGTGTACCAGCCTCTGCGCGCTGTGCCGGTGTACTGGCTTCTGCGTGGTGTACCAGCCTCTGCGCGCTGTGCCGGTGTACTGGCTTCTGCGTGGTGTACCAGCCTCTGCTCAGTGTACCAGCCTCTGCGCGCTGTGCCGGTGTACTGGCTTCTGCGTGGTGTACCAGCCTCTGCTCAGTGTACCAACCTCTGTGCAGTGTACCGTTTTCTGTGCACTGTTGCTGTGGATGCACTGTCCCAGCTTTCCTGGGGCCAGCTCTTCCACAGGCACTGGCTGCCTTTCCTGCCTCCTACTCAAGGACATCACTCTGGCCATGGGCCCTTTTCTCTCCTGCATgatcaactttttcttttctcccggAGCTTTTGCATCGGCATACAAAATGCCACATCACCCACAGCTATCGCCTTATTTCTCTGCTCCTCTTTAGAGTAAAACTCCTTCCATTTGTCCCCTCATTGTCTCTTAAAACTGTTCCACTCAGATGTTTACCCACATCATGGCACGAAAATGGCTCTCAGTGATTTCACCAATGAACTTCATTC from Saccopteryx leptura isolate mSacLep1 chromosome 6, mSacLep1_pri_phased_curated, whole genome shotgun sequence harbors:
- the B4GALT7 gene encoding beta-1,4-galactosyltransferase 7 isoform X1, with protein sequence MQQMKTNVAIKSAGSGVSCSSLGYRLRKEIKPHLVCPSEQGGLDLGAAGTADLDFATRWDSSPCPSPWSPPCPQKELRGRICRGSSLPRSLAELGSPLQRKPLPQDNRGSRLLPGSLPRKCSVFHLFVACLLLGFFSLLWLQLSCSGDMAWEARGQGQDTSDPRRACPPEVPPEHWEEDLSWGPHRLAVLVPFRERFEELLVFVPHMHHFLSRKKIRHHIYVLNQVDHFRFNRAALINVGFLESGNSTDYIAMHDVDLLPLNEELDYGFPEAGPFHVASPELHPLYHYQTYVGGILLLSKQHYQLCNGMSNRFWGWGREDDEFYRRIRGAGLQLFRPSGITTGYKTFRHLHDPAWRKRDQKRIAAQKQEQFKVDQEGGLNTVKYRVEARTALSVGGAPCTVLNIMLDCDKAATPWCTFG